In one window of Juglans regia cultivar Chandler chromosome 3, Walnut 2.0, whole genome shotgun sequence DNA:
- the LOC108995784 gene encoding protection of telomeres protein 1a-like isoform X1 has protein sequence MSNRHSIIPIRDALSRVNQNVNLIGFVRESSFPRKSLGTDYVSILKIVDESYKDEEFSVHLFTEKLEHLPVVRSYKDIIILYQVKIEEFNGRIDAVFKKKSSSYALFDEQSCIDCNPYQASPGFRLLRPDIGFIRRMGNLCATFPFRGGGMDEYLLSLKHLKNKEYFDVVCKVLHVEKTANNTWMLFVWDGTDTPPLSFDMHLQDDEQSRLPLHVEQFPLPMDIICSFPCVGTVLRVMTNEAHEKFGLNFKGIGQWVRIRNMTCEVHFGLWKGLLLSSSRFRFLPNNDNTVLDCIRNFNFRVAEEEGRLPSWSSPPYLTVVDYENVPFATLMDLLTKPEVDVTVKCIVRVVAVFPPQAKDFCRPIESGQYRMRLTLEDPTARIHATLSGDNWVKFFGDSFSIVILKSKVNKLLGVLDGEDSSSVRNPPWIQCCISLNSGEYRICGTSFVG, from the exons ATGAGCAACAGACACTCTATAATCCCGATAAGGGATGCCTTATCACGCGTAAACCAGAACGTTAATCTGATTGGTTTTGTTAGGGAATCCAGCTTTCCGAGAAAGAGTCTGGGAACTg ATTATGTTTCGATACTGAAGATTGTGGATGAGTCCTATAAGGACGAAGAGTTCTCAGTACATCTATTCACCGAGAAGCTGGAGCATCTTCCGGTCGTTAGGTCATACAAAGACATCATCATTCTTTACCAAGTCAAG aTTGAAGAGTTTAATGGGCGGATAGATGCCGTTTTTAAGAAAAAGTCGTCTTCATATGCTTTATTTGATGAACAGAGTTGCATTGACTGTAATCCGTATCAAGCCTCTCCAGGATTTCGCCTTTTAAGACCTGACATTGGCTTTATCAGACGTATGGGGAATTTATGTGCTACCTTTCCGTTTAGGGGAGGAG GAATGGATGAATACCTATTGTCATTGAAACACCTAAAAAATAAGGAGTATTTTGATGTGGTATGCAAG GTTCTGCATGTCGAAAAAACTGCCAACAATACATGGATGCTTTTTGTGTGGGATGGGACTGATACTCCCCCATTAAGCTTCGATATGCA TCTCCAGGATGATGAACAGAGCCGGCTTCCATTACATGTTGAACAGTTTCCTCTACCGATGGATATCATCTGCTCATTTCCTTGTGTTGGGACTGTCCTACGAGTGATGACTAATGAAGCTCATGAAAAGTTTGGCTTAAACTTTAAAGGTATTGGCCAATGGGTGAGGATACGAAACATGACTTGTGAAGTGCACTTTGGATTGTGGAAGGGTCTTCTACTTTCTTCTTCTAGATTTCGGTTTCTTCCCAACAATGATAACACTGTCTTGGACTGTATTAG aaattttaatttccGAGTAGCTGAGGAAGAGGGTCGTCTTCCATCATGGAGTAGTCCTCCTTATTTAACTG TGGTAGATTACGAAAATGTTCCATTTGCAACATTGATGGATCTTCTGACTAAACCAGAG GTTGATGTGACAGTCAAATGTATTGTTCGTGTGGTGGCAGTTTTCCCCCCACAGGCAAAGGACTTCTGCAGGCCTATTGAGTCAGGTCAATACAGAATGAGATTGACATTGGAGGACCCAACTGCAAGAATACATGCCACACTAAGTGGGGATAATTGG GTAAAGTTTTTTGGGGATTCTTTCTCCATTGTTATTCTTAAATCTAAGGTGAATAAATTACTCGGGGTGCTTGACGGGGAAGATAGTAGTTCTGTAAGGAATCCGCCATGGATACAATGTTGCATAAGTCTGAATTCTGGGGAGTACCGAATATGTGGCACTAGCTTCGTTGGATAA
- the LOC109005339 gene encoding monodehydroascorbate reductase, seedling isozyme-like, with the protein MAEKSFKYVILGGGVAAGYAAREFAKQGVKPGELAIISKEAVAPYERPALSKAYLFPESPARLPGFHVCVGSGGEKLLPEWYKEKGIELILSTEIVKADLAAKTLSTASGETFKFHILIIATGSTVIRLTDFGVQGADAKNIFYLREIDDADTLVEAMKAKKNGKVVIVGGGYIGIELSAVMKMNNLDVSMLCPEDWFMFRLFTRDIAAFYESYYEHKGVKIIKGTVAVGFTADSNGEVKEVKLKDGRVLEADIVVVGVGAKPLTALFKGQVAEEKGGIKTDGFFKTSVPDVYAVGDLSTFPLKMYNELRRVEHVDHARKSAEQAVKAIKASEEGKTIEEYDYLPFFYSREFDLSWQFYGDNVGDTVLFGDNNPASPKPKFGTYWIKNGKIFGAFLEGGSPEENKALAKVARVQPHVESLDLLAKEGLAFATKI; encoded by the exons ATGGCAGAGAAGAGCTTCAAGTACGTGATCCTCGGTGGCGGAGTCGCAGCC GGATATGCAGCTAGGGAGTTTGCCAAACAGGGGGTTAAGCCAGGCGAGCTGGCGATCATTTCCAAAGAGGCG GTGGCTCCTTATGAGCGTCCAGCACTTAGCAAGGCTTATCTCTTCCCCGAGT CTCCTGCTAGACTCCCTGGGTTCCATGTCTGTGTTGGAAGTGGTGGAGAGAAATTACTTCCTGAGTGGTACAAGGAGAAAG GAATTGAATTGATCCTAAGCACAGAAATAGTTAAAGCTGATCTTGCTGCCAAAACCCTGTCAACCGCCTCTGGAGAAACTTTCAAGTTTCACATTCTGATTATTGCAACTGGCTCAACT GTTATCAGGTTAACTGATTTTGGCGTGCAAGGAGCCGATGCCAAAAACATCTTCTACTTGAGAGAAATTGATGATGCTGATACACTTGTAGAAGCTATGAAAGCAAAAAAGAATGGGAAGGTTGTGATTGTTGGAGGAGGATATATTGGTATTGAGCTTAGTGCAGTCATGAAAATGAACAATCTTGATGTCAGCATGCTTTGCCCTGAAGATTGGTTCA TGTTTCGGCTTTTCACTCGTGATATAGCTGCTTTCTATGAGAGTTATTATGAGCATAAAGGAGTCAAAATTATTAAGGGAACAGTTGCTGTTGGGTTTACTGCTGATTCAAATGGAGAG GTAAAAGAAGTGAAACTTAAGGATGGCAGGGTGCTAGAAGctgatattgttgttgttggCGTTGGGGCAAAGCCCCTTACAGCATTATTCAAAGGTCAGGTTGCAGAGGAGAAAGGTGGCATCAAG ACCGATGGGTTCTTTAAAACAAGCGTACCTGATGTATATGCTGTTGGCGATCTGTCTACTTTCCCTTTGAAAATGTACAATGAGCTGAGAAGAGTTGAACATGTTGACCATGCACGCAAATCTGCTGAGCAGGCTGTGAAG gcAATCAAGGCAAGTGAGGAGGGGAAGACAATTGAGGAGTATGACTACCTCCCATTCTTCTATTCTCGAGAGTTTGATCTGTCATGGCAATTCTATGGCGACAACGTTGGTGACACGGTGCTATTTGGAGACAACAATCCAGCATCACCAAAGCCCAAGTTTGGAACATACTGGATCAAAAATGGGAAGATTTTTGGAGCTTTCCTGGAGGGTGGGAGTCCTGAAGAAAACAAGGCTCTTGCTAAAGTTGCAAGGGTTCAACCTCATGTTGAGAGTCTTGATCTGCTCGCAAAAGAGGGTCTCGCTTTCGCCACCAAGATTTAA
- the LOC108995784 gene encoding protection of telomeres protein 1a-like isoform X2 encodes MSNRHSIIPIRDALSRVNQNVNLIGFVRESSFPRKSLGTDYVSILKIVDESYKDEEFSVHLFTEKLEHLPVVRSYKDIIILYQVKSCIDCNPYQASPGFRLLRPDIGFIRRMGNLCATFPFRGGGMDEYLLSLKHLKNKEYFDVVCKVLHVEKTANNTWMLFVWDGTDTPPLSFDMHLQDDEQSRLPLHVEQFPLPMDIICSFPCVGTVLRVMTNEAHEKFGLNFKGIGQWVRIRNMTCEVHFGLWKGLLLSSSRFRFLPNNDNTVLDCIRNFNFRVAEEEGRLPSWSSPPYLTVVDYENVPFATLMDLLTKPEVDVTVKCIVRVVAVFPPQAKDFCRPIESGQYRMRLTLEDPTARIHATLSGDNWVKFFGDSFSIVILKSKVNKLLGVLDGEDSSSVRNPPWIQCCISLNSGEYRICGTSFVG; translated from the exons ATGAGCAACAGACACTCTATAATCCCGATAAGGGATGCCTTATCACGCGTAAACCAGAACGTTAATCTGATTGGTTTTGTTAGGGAATCCAGCTTTCCGAGAAAGAGTCTGGGAACTg ATTATGTTTCGATACTGAAGATTGTGGATGAGTCCTATAAGGACGAAGAGTTCTCAGTACATCTATTCACCGAGAAGCTGGAGCATCTTCCGGTCGTTAGGTCATACAAAGACATCATCATTCTTTACCAAGTCAAG AGTTGCATTGACTGTAATCCGTATCAAGCCTCTCCAGGATTTCGCCTTTTAAGACCTGACATTGGCTTTATCAGACGTATGGGGAATTTATGTGCTACCTTTCCGTTTAGGGGAGGAG GAATGGATGAATACCTATTGTCATTGAAACACCTAAAAAATAAGGAGTATTTTGATGTGGTATGCAAG GTTCTGCATGTCGAAAAAACTGCCAACAATACATGGATGCTTTTTGTGTGGGATGGGACTGATACTCCCCCATTAAGCTTCGATATGCA TCTCCAGGATGATGAACAGAGCCGGCTTCCATTACATGTTGAACAGTTTCCTCTACCGATGGATATCATCTGCTCATTTCCTTGTGTTGGGACTGTCCTACGAGTGATGACTAATGAAGCTCATGAAAAGTTTGGCTTAAACTTTAAAGGTATTGGCCAATGGGTGAGGATACGAAACATGACTTGTGAAGTGCACTTTGGATTGTGGAAGGGTCTTCTACTTTCTTCTTCTAGATTTCGGTTTCTTCCCAACAATGATAACACTGTCTTGGACTGTATTAG aaattttaatttccGAGTAGCTGAGGAAGAGGGTCGTCTTCCATCATGGAGTAGTCCTCCTTATTTAACTG TGGTAGATTACGAAAATGTTCCATTTGCAACATTGATGGATCTTCTGACTAAACCAGAG GTTGATGTGACAGTCAAATGTATTGTTCGTGTGGTGGCAGTTTTCCCCCCACAGGCAAAGGACTTCTGCAGGCCTATTGAGTCAGGTCAATACAGAATGAGATTGACATTGGAGGACCCAACTGCAAGAATACATGCCACACTAAGTGGGGATAATTGG GTAAAGTTTTTTGGGGATTCTTTCTCCATTGTTATTCTTAAATCTAAGGTGAATAAATTACTCGGGGTGCTTGACGGGGAAGATAGTAGTTCTGTAAGGAATCCGCCATGGATACAATGTTGCATAAGTCTGAATTCTGGGGAGTACCGAATATGTGGCACTAGCTTCGTTGGATAA
- the LOC108995765 gene encoding 60S acidic ribosomal protein P2B-like, whose translation MKVIAAYLLALLGGITSPSAEDIKNILGSVGAEADDDKWREKLAVMSSAHDGFAVAATAADGGAVAAAAEPKKELEKVEEKEESDEEMCFSLFD comes from the exons ATGAAGGTGATTGCTGCGTATTTGCTGGCTCTTTTGGGAGGGATCACAAGCCCTTCCGCTGAAGATATCAAGAACATCCTTGGCTCGG TTGGAGCCGAAGCTGATGATGATAAG tggcggGAGAAGTTGGCCGTTATGTCTTCTGCTCATGATGGTTTTGCAGTTGCAGCCACCGCTGCAGATGGTGgtgctgttgctgctgctgcggAGCCAAAGAAAGAACTGGAAAAGGTGGAGGAGAAAGAGGAATCTGATGAA GAAATGTGCTTCAGTCTCTTTGATTAA
- the LOC108995784 gene encoding protection of telomeres protein 1a-like isoform X3 — protein sequence MSNRHSIIPIRDALSRVNQNVNLIGFVRESSFPRKSLGTDYVSILKIVDESYKDEEFSVHLFTEKLEHLPVVRSYKDIIILYQVKVLHVEKTANNTWMLFVWDGTDTPPLSFDMHLQDDEQSRLPLHVEQFPLPMDIICSFPCVGTVLRVMTNEAHEKFGLNFKGIGQWVRIRNMTCEVHFGLWKGLLLSSSRFRFLPNNDNTVLDCIRNFNFRVAEEEGRLPSWSSPPYLTVVDYENVPFATLMDLLTKPEVDVTVKCIVRVVAVFPPQAKDFCRPIESGQYRMRLTLEDPTARIHATLSGDNWVKFFGDSFSIVILKSKVNKLLGVLDGEDSSSVRNPPWIQCCISLNSGEYRICGTSFVG from the exons ATGAGCAACAGACACTCTATAATCCCGATAAGGGATGCCTTATCACGCGTAAACCAGAACGTTAATCTGATTGGTTTTGTTAGGGAATCCAGCTTTCCGAGAAAGAGTCTGGGAACTg ATTATGTTTCGATACTGAAGATTGTGGATGAGTCCTATAAGGACGAAGAGTTCTCAGTACATCTATTCACCGAGAAGCTGGAGCATCTTCCGGTCGTTAGGTCATACAAAGACATCATCATTCTTTACCAAGTCAAG GTTCTGCATGTCGAAAAAACTGCCAACAATACATGGATGCTTTTTGTGTGGGATGGGACTGATACTCCCCCATTAAGCTTCGATATGCA TCTCCAGGATGATGAACAGAGCCGGCTTCCATTACATGTTGAACAGTTTCCTCTACCGATGGATATCATCTGCTCATTTCCTTGTGTTGGGACTGTCCTACGAGTGATGACTAATGAAGCTCATGAAAAGTTTGGCTTAAACTTTAAAGGTATTGGCCAATGGGTGAGGATACGAAACATGACTTGTGAAGTGCACTTTGGATTGTGGAAGGGTCTTCTACTTTCTTCTTCTAGATTTCGGTTTCTTCCCAACAATGATAACACTGTCTTGGACTGTATTAG aaattttaatttccGAGTAGCTGAGGAAGAGGGTCGTCTTCCATCATGGAGTAGTCCTCCTTATTTAACTG TGGTAGATTACGAAAATGTTCCATTTGCAACATTGATGGATCTTCTGACTAAACCAGAG GTTGATGTGACAGTCAAATGTATTGTTCGTGTGGTGGCAGTTTTCCCCCCACAGGCAAAGGACTTCTGCAGGCCTATTGAGTCAGGTCAATACAGAATGAGATTGACATTGGAGGACCCAACTGCAAGAATACATGCCACACTAAGTGGGGATAATTGG GTAAAGTTTTTTGGGGATTCTTTCTCCATTGTTATTCTTAAATCTAAGGTGAATAAATTACTCGGGGTGCTTGACGGGGAAGATAGTAGTTCTGTAAGGAATCCGCCATGGATACAATGTTGCATAAGTCTGAATTCTGGGGAGTACCGAATATGTGGCACTAGCTTCGTTGGATAA
- the LOC109021763 gene encoding IQ domain-containing protein IQM3-like, translating to MEVQTQAVSSFELQSKTPVSSYSVDKMNPSSTEFASHEDFPTSSTPESSPTGTPNTDALDSHEAVNEPPWVNGGQRGEGHGATAFTSEDSDGSLETDVESTLLEGSTGNEPGSLGSAAVKMQKVYRSYRTRRRLADSAVVAEELWWQALDYARLNHSTISFFNFWKPESLASKWSRITLNASKVGKGLSEDAKAQKLAFQHWIEAIDPRHRYGHSLHLYYEEWCNADAGQPFFYWLDVGDGKDLDLKQCPRSKLRQQCIKYLGPQERKNYEYVVVEGKVIHKQTGDVLDTMDGSDRTKWIFVMSTSKKLYAGRKKKGEFHHSSFLAGGTTLAAGRLVAEQGILKSISAYSGHYRPTDDKLDGFLSLLKENGVNLNEVQIYKANEDSDSYDDIKLGGGAAHEGLTNSKTIDVEIPEKEKETPSLESTEIPQTETQSNYKRTLSGGLQSPRAEVPKTAILQRISSKKAAKSYQLGNQLSLKWSTGAGPRIGCVADYPVELRVQALEFVNLSPRFPPTPSSFRRMAGLASPNASPSTQPASDLSNGDGTSGD from the exons ATGGAGGTTCAAACACAAGCTGTTTCAAGCTTTGAGCTCCAGTCAAAGACTCCAGTCTCTTCTTACTCTGTCGACAAAATGAACCCGTCCTCCACAGAGTTCGCTTCCCACGAAGACTTCCCGACCTCCAGCACGCCCGAATCATCCCCCACGGGCACTCCGAATACCGACGCTTTGGACTCTCACGAGGCCGTTAATGAACCGCCATGGGTAAATGGTGGTCAAAGAGGCGAAGGCCATGGAGCAACGGCTTTTACTTCCGAAGATAGCGACGGGTCGCTGGAGACTGACGTGGAATCCACGCTGCTGGAGGGCTCCACCGGGAATGAGCCGGGCTCACTGGGAAGCGCGGCGGTGAAGATGCAGAAGGTCTACCGGAGCTATCGCACGCGGCGTAGGTTAGCGGACTCCGCGGTTGTAGCCGAAGAGCTCTG GTGGCAAGCGTTAGACTATGCTAGACTGAACCACAGTACgatttctttcttcaatttctGGAAGCCCGAGAGCTTGGCTTCGAAGTGGAGTCGTATTACCTTGAATGCATCTAAG GTAGGAAAAGGTTTGTCCGAAGATGCCAAGGCACAAAAATTGGCCTTTCAGCATTGGATTGAAGCT ATTGATCCACGGCATCGCTATGGTCATAGCTTGCATTTGTACTACGAAGAGTGGTGCAACGCGGATGCCGGTCAGCCATTTTTCTACTG GTTGGATGTAGGCGACGGCAAGGATCTAGATCTCAAACAATGCCCAAGATCAAAGCTGCGTCAACAGTGCATCAAGTATCTTGGACCT CAAGAGAGGAAGAATTACGAATATGTAGTAGTTGAAGGGAAAGTAATTCACAAACAAACTGGAGATGTCCTTGATACAATGGACGGGTCAGACAGGACTAAGTGGATATTTGTTATGAGCACCTCCAAGAAACTCTATGCTGGTCGG AAAAAGAAGGGAGAGTTCCACCATTCTAGTTTCTTGGCTGGAGGAACTACATTAGCTGCTGGAAGGCTAGTGGCAGAGCAGGGAATTCTGAAG tcCATCTCTGCATATAGTGGACATTACCGGCCGACAGATGACAAGCTTGACGGTTTTTTATCTTTACTAAAGGAAAACGGTGTGAACCTTAATGAAGTGCAG ATATATAAGGCAAACGAAGATTCTGATAGTTATGATGACATCAAACTGGGAGGTGGGGCTGCACATGAAGGTTTGACAAACTCGAAAACCATCGACGTGGAAATTccagagaaagagaaggaaacccCATCCTTAGAATCAACTGAAATTCCTCAAACTGAAACTCAAAGCAATTACAAAAGGACTTTATCTGGCGGTCTTCAGAGCCCAAGAGCTGAGGTGCCAAAGACCGCAATATTGCAACGAATTAGTTCCAAGAAGGCAGCAAAATCATACCAATTAGGGAATCAGCTCTCACTCAAGTGGTCAACTGGAGCTGGACCAAGAATTGGTTGTGTTGCTGACTACCCTGTAGAACTGAGAGTACAGGCCTTGGAGTTTGTCAATCTATCTCCAAGATTTCCACCCACACCGTCATCCTTCAGGCGAATGGCTGGTCTTGCATCACCAAATGCATCACCTTCAACTCAACCCGCATCAGATCTCAGTAATGGCGATGGGACCTCTGGCGATTGA
- the LOC108995761 gene encoding IQ domain-containing protein IQM3-like — MDQAFAAVKLQNMYRSFRHRRMLADTIIMELWGHAIDFARLNISTTFFFQCINERSSNTRWTRIGFNASIVGRGVSENDEAQILAFQHWIEAIDPRHRYGHYLRLYYNRWCASNAGQPFFYWMDLGAGKEIDLPECSRSMLHEQSVKYLGPLERNQYEYTVSEGKVIHKQSGHYLHTTRGPQGAKWIFVVSTSGRLYVGKKEKGRFHHSSFLAGGATIAAGSLVAEHGILKSISGCSGHYRPTNESIERFLFFLGDHGVNLKGVQIDRVTPVIAC, encoded by the exons ATGGATCAGGCTTTCGCTGCAGTGAAGTTGCAGAACATGTACCGGAGTTTTCGCCACCGGCGCATGTTAGCGGACACCATCATAATGGAGCTCTG GGGGCACGCGATAGACTTTGCGAGACTGAATATCAGCACAACTTTCTTCTTCCAGTGCATCAACGAGAGAAGTTCTAACACTCGGTGGACTCGGATTGGCTTCAATGCTTCTATC GTGGGCAGAGGAGTGTCTGAAAACGACGAGGCGCAAATATTGGCTTTTCAGCATTGGATTGAAGCT ATTGATCCAAGGCATCGCTATGGGCATTACTTACGTTTGTACTACAACCGATGGTGTGCATCGAATGCTGGTCAGCCTTTTTTTTACTG GATGGATCTAGGAGCTGGCAAAGAGATCGATCTCCCAGAATGCTCGAGATCAATGCTTCACGAACAAAGCGTTAAGTATCTTGGACCT CTAGAGAGGAACCAATACGAATATACCGTTTCTGAGGGGAAAGTTATCCATAAACAGAGTGGGCATTACCTTCATACAACTAGAGGACCACAAGGTGCCAAATGGATATTCGTTGTGAGCACCTCAGGCAGGCTCTACGTCGGAAAG aaagagaaaggaaggTTCCATCATTCTAGCTTCTTGGCTGGAGGAGCCACAATAGCTGCCGGAAGCCTAGTGGCAGAGCACGGAATTCTCAAG TCCATATCTGGATGCAGTGGACATTACAGGCCTACAAATGAGAGCATTGAACgctttttattctttctagGAGACCATGGAGTGAACCTTAAGGGAGTTCAG ATAGACAGGGTTACCCCTGTAATTGCTTGCTAG